AATTATTAAAACTGATAACTATTTCAAAGGATACGCGGGGCCCTGATGCTGCAAGCACTGCTGCAAAATGAAACGGTGATACGCCTGACGGCTTTCTTCGGGATGCTGGTGATCGTGGCCGGGGCCGAGATCCTGTTTCCCCGGCGCCGGCTGACCGTCTCCAAGCTGCGGCGCTGGGCGAGTAATCTCGGCATCGTCTTCCTCAACAGCGCGCTGGTCCGTCTTCTGCTACCCGCGACGGCAGCGGGCTTCGCCGCGTTCGCCGCGAACCGCGGCTGGGGTGTATTCAATTATTTTTCCGAGGCCCCGGTCTGGTTCGCGATCATCGCCTCCGTGGTGATCCTCGACTTCGCCATCTACCTGCAACACGTGATGTTCCATGCGGTGCCGGCGCTATGGCGGCTGCATCGCATGCACCACGCCGATCTCGATTTCGACGTCACCACCGGCGCGCGCTTCCACCCGATCGAAATTCTGCTGTCGATGCTCATCAAGTTCGCGGTCATCGCCGTCGTCGGCGCGCCAGTCG
The DNA window shown above is from Sulfuricaulis limicola and carries:
- a CDS encoding sterol desaturase family protein translates to MLQALLQNETVIRLTAFFGMLVIVAGAEILFPRRRLTVSKLRRWASNLGIVFLNSALVRLLLPATAAGFAAFAANRGWGVFNYFSEAPVWFAIIASVVILDFAIYLQHVMFHAVPALWRLHRMHHADLDFDVTTGARFHPIEILLSMLIKFAVIAVVGAPVAAVIIFEVLLNATSMFNHGNLRLPPAFDRVLRQFIVTPDMHRVHHSIEDYETNSNFGFNLSLWDRLFGTYKAQPDAGHEAMTIGIRDFREPKLASDLPGMLILPFRGRVTGYAINRREWGGKS